Within the Cinclus cinclus chromosome 12, bCinCin1.1, whole genome shotgun sequence genome, the region CAATTATACATGACCCACGCGAGTTAAAAAGCGATGACAAAGGTCTGCCTTGAAGCATGGAGGCGTTTCCCCTGATTTTTACACTTCGCACATTCCTGTGCTACAGCCCATTCCTAAAATACCTCATTTTAACACAAACGCTTACAGTACCTGAAGAACAACCGGGCCCCATCACTCGGGGCGGAGCACGGACAgggggagccccggctgggACCGGGTCAAGGCCAACTCCGGGCGCACCAGcccaggctcaggtctctgagGCGACGGCACTGACCACAGGGCCACGGGGCTCGGCCCCGTTATCAATCAACATCCGCTGCTTCTAAGCCACTAAAGAATATTTTAACTAAAAGCGCAGTaaaggctgagggcacttgAACACAGGTCCCCGCCGGGGAGGGGCTCACTCCAAGCTCCGGCACCTCAAACCCCGGTACTTCGCCGTGTCCGGGTGACCAGCGGACTAACACCTCCCAAACCCCAACCACCACAAGAGCGCTGCCGCGGTCGCGGCCCCTCCCTCAGCAGGGCACCGAGCCCAGGTGCGGAGcggagctgagctgagcctcAGGCGGGGCCCAGCGCTGAGGGCTTGGCTGTTCCCACACGCGGCCACCGCCAAGGGAGCGGGCAGACgggacagcagggaggagaaggagccgctgggagccctggcagggacagcCAGCGCCTGGCACCGCACCTCCAgggcggggcagggcaggaggagcagcagagcaggagcaggtgagCATGGCCGCAGCTGCGCCCGGGGGCGGAGCGGAGCGCGGGGCGGGGAGCGCCGGGCTGTGCCGTGCCGGGCACACACTGCTCCGTCCCGCCCCTCCGCCCGCACTCCTTCGCTCTCGCTCTCTGTTTCCCGGGACAGCGACCGAAACTCGGTGGCGGCCGCGGCTCCCGACGGCTCCTCGGACGCGGTGAGTGTCCGTACCTGCCCCCGGcgcggcgctgccgccgcccggCAGTTCCTGCCCCGCGTGGGATGAAGGAGGAAGCGAGACGAGCTCCGGCTCCCTCTGGCCCGCCCGGCTTCCGCGGGGCGCCCGGCGGGCAGGGCGACAGAGAGGGAGACTGAGGGTCCCCGGGGCTCAGCCGTGCCCTGGGCAGCGCCTCAGCGCCGGGGTGGGGCGAGAGGCGGCGGGGCTGTGCCCCCGGCCCGGGGCTGCCTCCTCCGGAGCCTCCATGttgggctgcagggagggggcacagcCCCGGGCCGCCCGAGCGCCCCTCGCGTGCTGCGGGCGGGACCGGCGGCTCCGGAGCGGGGAGAGGCTGAGGGGGCGGCAGCAGAGAGAGCGCTGTGCCCCCTGCGAGGAAGCGGCGAGATCCCTGGGGTCTGTCCCTGACAGAAACATGGGAGGTTCCTCCCGGCAGAAATTCCAACTTTGATAccatcaacttttttttttttccccagctagCCGGCCCGACTCTCTGTTTCGGTCTACGTGCCACAGAGAGTTTGAACAGATGAAATACACAGTCTTTTAAATGGTCAGGTTTCCAGCTGAATGGCGACAGACAGTAGGAAATGAAGGAGCGGGAAGGAATGCCTGATGCTTTTGTGTATTTACATGCCAGGCGTGCATctattaaaaaacaattttcagtTCATCGCTAGAGAATTCCCCGTTTGCATTAGGgcatgaaatattaaaataattggaTTACAGCGTTCTGTGGTTACAGCTGACATCTGTTTACTTGCGGGCCCTGACTGTTGCACCACTTCACTTCTAGATTGTCCAAGTAGCACAGAGCAGAGCGTAGATCTGGACCTAGGAGCTCTCACAGGAGGTTTATGTGCAAGGATGGCATTGCTCTGTATCCCATCCCCTGGTATGTCTGAGGAGAGAACTGGCTCTGCAGAACAGATGGCTGTGGGAGAATCAGTTCTAGTGCTAGATCCTTACCTAGTTTTAGGGACTCATTTACAGCCTGAACTGCGCTGTTTGGTATCTCTGCAAATAAGCAGTATCAAAACTCTTGATACCCTCACAGTGTGTTTAgttccttttaaatatttttttgctctgGACTTGTCCAGTTAGTAGGCTATTAACAATGTAATAGCAAGTTAACTCTTCAGCTTTTGATCTGTCAAATAATGCCATGCAACACTGTGTTAATCAAATAGGAAGCTATAACCAACAGATTTCTGAGCAAGAACACTATGAAGAAGTGCTTCTTAAGTGGTTAAGCAATAATtcataagctttttttttaaagtgtgtaTGCAAgatttcctgtttattttagTTCCTGAAAATGGCTGTTAGAAATGAGCTTGTTAAAAATGTTTGACTTTGGACTAATAGACTCAGTCACCCCACGTTGCTGCTGTAGGAACCTGCAAATACtgaggagaaaagcaaacataAGGCTGCAAAACATAggtttagatttattttttaatgtttcttgtCCTTACCTTGGATTTCATAATAAAATACAGGTGTGTGctttaatttaagaaattaataaatactggcattttcagtttctttgacCCACATAGTTTTACTATGTTTTGTAAAATTGAATACATCCAAGTTCTGAGGAAGTATGATTTTCAGAACGAAGTGTGTTACTTTTGGAACTTTAAGAGCTAAAAAATTGAAAGGTGCAGTAAGATAGTTAGTTAGACTAGTTGTTATTGTTTGCCTGTACTGCTAAACACAAAAGAACCTAGGGGCAGCACAAAAGAATTAAGGTTTGGGAATCCTTCGAAATTTTCATCCTACATCTCGTAATTCAGATGTAGGTATGAAGGAATTGCTGCCACTCAGTGGCTGATacaaacatacagaaaaatatatttagttaCACAGGTGTAATGTCTGTGTGGGTAGTGAGAAAGTCATAAGGTGATTCTGCTCAAGCAATATGTGTGCCATAATTGACCAGGAAGATA harbors:
- the LOC134048672 gene encoding basic proline-rich protein-like; this encodes MVSKLEFLPGGTSHVSVRDRPQGSRRFLAGGTALSLLPPPQPLPAPEPPVPPAAREGRSGGPGLCPLPAAQHGGSGGGSPGPGAQPRRLSPHPGAEALPRARLSPGDPQSPSLSPCPPGAPRKPGGPEGAGARLASSFIPRGAGTAGRRQRRAGGRYGHSPRPRSRREPRPPPSFGRCPGKQRARAKECGRRGGTEQCVPGTAQPGAPRPALRSAPGRSCGHAHLLLLCCSSCPAPPWRCGARRWLSLPGLPAAPSPPCCPVCPLPWRWPRVGTAKPSALGPA